In the genome of Lacerta agilis isolate rLacAgi1 chromosome 2, rLacAgi1.pri, whole genome shotgun sequence, one region contains:
- the LOC117040961 gene encoding 14-3-3 protein gamma-like gives MLSRKQLVQAAQLAEQCGRYKDMATAMRQLVMEGKDPLTHEEKTLLSEAYKLLAQERCSSWRRLKHSVEQGVGKQKEQAQAYRETIKKELEAECWEILGLLDHVLLKHCSDTDYESRAFYLKMKGDNYRFLAEVALPDVKETLVKSAQKVYGEAQEISQWHLEPTHPLALAVALNYSILYYEVLNNPQQATKLAKAAFDKAIAGLETLSLEYYKESTVIMQHLRDNIVQWTGTQPQQEESNRGELEG, from the coding sequence ATGTTGAGCCGCAAGCAGCTGGTGCAGGCAGCACAGCTAGCAGAACAATGTGGCAGGTACAAGGACATGGCCACTGCCATGAGGCAGCTTGTGATGGAAGGGAAAGATCCACTAACCCACGAGGAGAAGACCCTGCTTTCTGAGGCCTACAAGCTCCTAGCACAGGAGCGGTGCTCTTCTTGGCGACGGCTAAAGCACTCAGTGGAGCAAGGGGTCGGAAAGCAGAAGGAACAAGCACAAGCTTACCGCGAGACCATAAAGAAGGAGCTGGAAGCAGAGTGTTGGGAGATCCTCGGCCTCTTAGACCACGTACTGCTGAAGCACTGCAGTGACACAGATTATGAAAGCCGGGCATTTTACCTGAAGATGAAAGGGGACAACTACCGCTTCTTAGCTGAGGTGGCCCTGCCCGATGTCAAGGAGACGCTTGTGAAATCAGCGCAGAAAGTTTATGGGGAGGCTCAGGAAATCAGTCAGTGGCATTTGGAACCTACTCATCCTTTGGCATTGGCTGTGGCTCTGAATTACTCCATCCTTTATTATGAGGTTCTCAACAACCCTCAGCAGGCAACCAAACTGGCCAAGGCTGCATTCGATAAGGCAATCGCTGGACTGGAGACTCTCAGCCTAGAGTATTACAAGGAATCCACAGTCATCATGCAGCACCTGAGGGACAACATTGTGCAGTGGACTGGTACCCAACCACAGCAGGAGGAGAGCAACAGGGGAGAGCTTGAAGGCTAA
- the GPS1 gene encoding COP9 signalosome complex subunit 1 isoform X2 produces MPLPVQVFNLQPASSVSGRGGTESQDRMRDSSVPSSASSSVTDLYNTPRSSRSELFLPGTSGDFSLSACLSACTLLYEGAVEPMQIDVDPQEDQQNAPDINYVVENPTLDLEQYAASYSGLMRIERLQFIADHCPQLRVESLKMALSFVQRTFNVDVYEEIHRKLTEATRELQNTPDAVPDGGIEPPPLDTAWVEATRKKALLKLEKLDTDLKNYKGNSIKESIRRGHDDLGDHYLDCGDLSNALKCYSRARDYCTSAKHVINMCLNVIKVSVYLQNWSHVLSYVSKAESTPEIAEQRGERDSQTQAILTKLKCAAGLAELAARKYKQAAKCFLLASFDHCDFPELLSPSNVAVYGGLCALATFDRQELQRNVISSSSFKLFLELEPQVRDIIFKFYESKYASCLKMLDEMKDNLLLDMYLAPHVRTLYTQIRNRALIQYFSPYVSADMRKMATAFNTTVAALEDELTQLILEGLINARIDSHSKILYARDVDQRSTTFEKSLLMGKEFQRRAKAMILRAAVLRNQIHVKSPPREGSQGELTPANSQSRMSTNM; encoded by the exons ATGCCGCTACCCGTCCAAGTCTTCAATTTGCAG CCGGCAAGCTCTGTGTCAGGGCGAGGGGGTACAGAGAGTCAGGACAGGATGAGGGATAGTTCAGTTCCGAGCTCAGCTTCCTCGTCAGTGACAGATCTATACAACACCCCCCGCAGCAGTAGGTCAGAACTCTTCCTCCCAGGTACATCTGGAGACTTCAGCCTAAGTGCCTGCTTATCAGCCTGCACCCTGCTCTATGAG GGTGCGGTGGAGCCCATGCAGATTGATGTAGACCCACAAGAAGATCAGCAAAATGCACCTGATATCAACTATGTGGTGGAGAACCCGACTCTG GATCTGGAGCAGTATGCAGCAAGTTACAGCGGCTTGATGAGGATCGAGCGGCTGCAGTTCATTGCAGACCACTGCCCGCAACTGCGAGTAGAATCCCTCAAGATGGCCCTCTCCTTTGTCCAAAGAACATTCAATGTTGATGTTTATGAAGAAATTCACCGGAAGTTGACTGAAGCCACCAG AGAGCTACAAAACACACCTGATGCTGTCCCAGATGGAGGAATAGAGCCCCCTCCTCTAGACACGGCGTGGGTTGAAGCTACACGCAAAAAAGCTCTTCTTAAGCTGGAGAAGCTAGACACGGATTTAAAGAACTATAAAGGGAACTCAATCAAGGAAAGCATCAG GAGAGGCCATGATGACTTAGGAGATCACTACCTTGACTGCGGGGACCTCAGCAATGCCCTCAAATGTTATTCGCGAGCCCGCGATTACTGCACCAGCGCAAAGCACGTTATCAACATGTGCCTCAATGTTATCAAG GTCAGTGTTTACCTCCAGAACTGGTCCCACGTCCTGAGCTATGTGAGCAAAGCCGAGTCCACGCCAGAAATTGCAGAG cAAAGAGGAGAACGTGACAGCCAGACACAGGCAATCCTCACCAAATTGAAGTGTGCCGCAG GCTTGGCGGAACTTGCTGCCCGGAAATACAAGCAAGCAGCAAAGTGCTTCCTGTTGGCCTCATTTGATCACTGTGATTTCCCTGAG CTGCTGTCCCCTAGCAATGTGGCCGTGTATGGTGGCCTCTGTGCATTAGCCACCTTTGACCGCCAGGAATTGCAGCGTAATGTCATCTCCAGCAG CTCCTTCAAACTCTTCTTAGAGCTGGAGCCACAGGTGCGTGACATCATCTTCAAGTTCTACGAATCCAAATACGCCTCATGTCTcaagatgctggatgagatgaag GATAATCTGCTGCTGGATATGTACCTGGCACCTCACGTGAGAACACTTTATACACAGATTCGAAACCGCGCCCTCATCCAG TATTTCAGCCCCTATGTGTCAGCAGACATGCGGAAGATGGCCACTGCCTTCAACACCACGGTGGCAGCTTTGGAGGACGAGCTCACTCAGCTGATCCTAGAAGGATTGATTAATGCCAGAATAGACTCTCATAGCAAA ATTTTATATGCACGGGATGTTGATCAGCGTAGTACTACCTTTGAGAAGTCCTTGCTGATGGGGAAGGAGTTCCAGCGTCGCGCCAAAGCTATGATCCTGCGAGCAGCTGTCCTGCGCAACCAGATCCATGTGAAG TCTCCTCCGAGAGAAGGAAGCCAAGGTGAACTCACTCCAGCAAACAGCCAGTCCCGGATGAGCACCAATATGTGA
- the RFNG gene encoding beta-1,3-N-acetylglucosaminyltransferase radical fringe: MSFSCIKLSKICFLLSVIFCAVLLLLIPKFQAIWKPRSYPQPQPPLLFNGSSNSDITLQQVESSSIDHLDDEANNIVSLVKEELVEKWSHYIITTGRSGLKANRKMNESPINRLDNLMKHHVEPALASAKEKLELKDIFIAVKTTRKYHRTRLNLLFQTWISQAKGQTFIFTDWDDQELRLRAGDHVINTNCSAVHTRQALCCKMSVEYDKFLESGRKWFCHVDDDNYVNLHNLLHLLSAFSHSQDIYVGRPSLDHPIEAADHVRNDGSTTAKFWFATGGAGFCISRGLALKMSPWASLGSFISTAERIRLPDDCTIGYIIEGLLEVKLLRSPLFHSHLENLQQLRGEAVLKQVTLSYGGPENRRNVVSVGEVFNIQQDPTRFKSVHCLLYPDTGWCPSLTVN, encoded by the exons ATGAGCTTTTCCTGCATTAAGCTCAGTAAGATCTGCTTCCTGCTCTCAGTTATCTTTTGTGCAGTTCTCCTCCTGCTAATCCCCAAATTCCAGGCCATTTGGAAACCTAGAAGTTATCCACAGCCACAGCCACCACTTCTTTTTAATGGTTCCAGCAACAGTGACATCACTTTGCAGCAGGTGGAATCCAGTTCGATTGATCATTTGGATGATGAGGCTAACAATATAGTGTCCTTGGTGAAAGAAGAACTGGTAGAAAAATGGAGTCACTATATCATAACCACTGGGAGATCTGGTCTGAAGGCTAACAGAAAGATGAATGAGAGCCCAATTAATCGATTGGACAATTTGATGAAACACCATGTGGAACCTGCTTTAGCCTCTGCTAAGGAAAAGCTGGAGTTGAAAGATATCTTTATTGCTGTTAAAACAACAAGGAAGTACCATAGAACAAGGCTGAACTTGCTGTTCCAAACATGGATTTCTCAAGCTAAGGGGCAG ACATTTATATTCACAGACTGGGATGATCAGGAGCTACGTCTCAGGGCAG ggGACCATGTAATCAATACCAACTGCTCAGCTGTTCACACTCGCCAAGCTCTCTGCTGCAAGATGTCCGTGGAATATGATAAATTCCTAGAGTCTGGGCGAAA GTGGTTTTGTCATGTGGATGATGATAACTATGTGAACCTGCACAATCTCCTGCATCTCCTGTCTGCCTTTTCACACAGCCAAGATATATATGTGGGGAGACCAAGTCTAGACCATCCAATTGAAGCAGCAGACCATGTTCGGAATGACGGATCA ACCACTGCAAAGTTCTGGTTTGCCACAGGTGGTGCAGGGTTCTGTATCAGCAGAGGTCTTGCCCTCAAGATGAGCCCCTGGGCTAG CCTAGGAAGCTTCATCAGCACTGCAGAGAGAATTCGACTCCCCGATGACTGCACCATTGGTTACATTATTGAGGGGCTGTTGGAGGTGAAACTCTTGCGCAGCCCCTTGTTCCACTCTCATCTTGAAAACTTGCAGCAGCTGCGTGGCGAAGCTGTGCTGAAACAG GTTACCTTGAGTTATGGTGGTCCCGAGAACAGGCGCAATGTTGTAAGCGTGGGTGAAGTGTTCAATATACAGCAAGATCCAACTCG attcaaatctGTCCACTGTCTCCTCTACCCTGACACTGGATGGTGCCCCAGTCTAACAGTGAACTGA
- the GPS1 gene encoding COP9 signalosome complex subunit 1 isoform X1, translating to MPLPVQVFNLQQPASSVSGRGGTESQDRMRDSSVPSSASSSVTDLYNTPRSSRSELFLPGTSGDFSLSACLSACTLLYEGAVEPMQIDVDPQEDQQNAPDINYVVENPTLDLEQYAASYSGLMRIERLQFIADHCPQLRVESLKMALSFVQRTFNVDVYEEIHRKLTEATRELQNTPDAVPDGGIEPPPLDTAWVEATRKKALLKLEKLDTDLKNYKGNSIKESIRRGHDDLGDHYLDCGDLSNALKCYSRARDYCTSAKHVINMCLNVIKVSVYLQNWSHVLSYVSKAESTPEIAEQRGERDSQTQAILTKLKCAAGLAELAARKYKQAAKCFLLASFDHCDFPELLSPSNVAVYGGLCALATFDRQELQRNVISSSSFKLFLELEPQVRDIIFKFYESKYASCLKMLDEMKDNLLLDMYLAPHVRTLYTQIRNRALIQYFSPYVSADMRKMATAFNTTVAALEDELTQLILEGLINARIDSHSKILYARDVDQRSTTFEKSLLMGKEFQRRAKAMILRAAVLRNQIHVKSPPREGSQGELTPANSQSRMSTNM from the exons ATGCCGCTACCCGTCCAAGTCTTCAATTTGCAG CAGCCGGCAAGCTCTGTGTCAGGGCGAGGGGGTACAGAGAGTCAGGACAGGATGAGGGATAGTTCAGTTCCGAGCTCAGCTTCCTCGTCAGTGACAGATCTATACAACACCCCCCGCAGCAGTAGGTCAGAACTCTTCCTCCCAGGTACATCTGGAGACTTCAGCCTAAGTGCCTGCTTATCAGCCTGCACCCTGCTCTATGAG GGTGCGGTGGAGCCCATGCAGATTGATGTAGACCCACAAGAAGATCAGCAAAATGCACCTGATATCAACTATGTGGTGGAGAACCCGACTCTG GATCTGGAGCAGTATGCAGCAAGTTACAGCGGCTTGATGAGGATCGAGCGGCTGCAGTTCATTGCAGACCACTGCCCGCAACTGCGAGTAGAATCCCTCAAGATGGCCCTCTCCTTTGTCCAAAGAACATTCAATGTTGATGTTTATGAAGAAATTCACCGGAAGTTGACTGAAGCCACCAG AGAGCTACAAAACACACCTGATGCTGTCCCAGATGGAGGAATAGAGCCCCCTCCTCTAGACACGGCGTGGGTTGAAGCTACACGCAAAAAAGCTCTTCTTAAGCTGGAGAAGCTAGACACGGATTTAAAGAACTATAAAGGGAACTCAATCAAGGAAAGCATCAG GAGAGGCCATGATGACTTAGGAGATCACTACCTTGACTGCGGGGACCTCAGCAATGCCCTCAAATGTTATTCGCGAGCCCGCGATTACTGCACCAGCGCAAAGCACGTTATCAACATGTGCCTCAATGTTATCAAG GTCAGTGTTTACCTCCAGAACTGGTCCCACGTCCTGAGCTATGTGAGCAAAGCCGAGTCCACGCCAGAAATTGCAGAG cAAAGAGGAGAACGTGACAGCCAGACACAGGCAATCCTCACCAAATTGAAGTGTGCCGCAG GCTTGGCGGAACTTGCTGCCCGGAAATACAAGCAAGCAGCAAAGTGCTTCCTGTTGGCCTCATTTGATCACTGTGATTTCCCTGAG CTGCTGTCCCCTAGCAATGTGGCCGTGTATGGTGGCCTCTGTGCATTAGCCACCTTTGACCGCCAGGAATTGCAGCGTAATGTCATCTCCAGCAG CTCCTTCAAACTCTTCTTAGAGCTGGAGCCACAGGTGCGTGACATCATCTTCAAGTTCTACGAATCCAAATACGCCTCATGTCTcaagatgctggatgagatgaag GATAATCTGCTGCTGGATATGTACCTGGCACCTCACGTGAGAACACTTTATACACAGATTCGAAACCGCGCCCTCATCCAG TATTTCAGCCCCTATGTGTCAGCAGACATGCGGAAGATGGCCACTGCCTTCAACACCACGGTGGCAGCTTTGGAGGACGAGCTCACTCAGCTGATCCTAGAAGGATTGATTAATGCCAGAATAGACTCTCATAGCAAA ATTTTATATGCACGGGATGTTGATCAGCGTAGTACTACCTTTGAGAAGTCCTTGCTGATGGGGAAGGAGTTCCAGCGTCGCGCCAAAGCTATGATCCTGCGAGCAGCTGTCCTGCGCAACCAGATCCATGTGAAG TCTCCTCCGAGAGAAGGAAGCCAAGGTGAACTCACTCCAGCAAACAGCCAGTCCCGGATGAGCACCAATATGTGA
- the GPS1 gene encoding COP9 signalosome complex subunit 1 isoform X4, with product MQIDVDPQEDQQNAPDINYVVENPTLDLEQYAASYSGLMRIERLQFIADHCPQLRVESLKMALSFVQRTFNVDVYEEIHRKLTEATRELQNTPDAVPDGGIEPPPLDTAWVEATRKKALLKLEKLDTDLKNYKGNSIKESIRRGHDDLGDHYLDCGDLSNALKCYSRARDYCTSAKHVINMCLNVIKVSVYLQNWSHVLSYVSKAESTPEIAEQRGERDSQTQAILTKLKCAAGLAELAARKYKQAAKCFLLASFDHCDFPELLSPSNVAVYGGLCALATFDRQELQRNVISSSSFKLFLELEPQVRDIIFKFYESKYASCLKMLDEMKDNLLLDMYLAPHVRTLYTQIRNRALIQYFSPYVSADMRKMATAFNTTVAALEDELTQLILEGLINARIDSHSKILYARDVDQRSTTFEKSLLMGKEFQRRAKAMILRAAVLRNQIHVKSPPREGSQGELTPANSQSRMSTNM from the exons ATGCAGATTGATGTAGACCCACAAGAAGATCAGCAAAATGCACCTGATATCAACTATGTGGTGGAGAACCCGACTCTG GATCTGGAGCAGTATGCAGCAAGTTACAGCGGCTTGATGAGGATCGAGCGGCTGCAGTTCATTGCAGACCACTGCCCGCAACTGCGAGTAGAATCCCTCAAGATGGCCCTCTCCTTTGTCCAAAGAACATTCAATGTTGATGTTTATGAAGAAATTCACCGGAAGTTGACTGAAGCCACCAG AGAGCTACAAAACACACCTGATGCTGTCCCAGATGGAGGAATAGAGCCCCCTCCTCTAGACACGGCGTGGGTTGAAGCTACACGCAAAAAAGCTCTTCTTAAGCTGGAGAAGCTAGACACGGATTTAAAGAACTATAAAGGGAACTCAATCAAGGAAAGCATCAG GAGAGGCCATGATGACTTAGGAGATCACTACCTTGACTGCGGGGACCTCAGCAATGCCCTCAAATGTTATTCGCGAGCCCGCGATTACTGCACCAGCGCAAAGCACGTTATCAACATGTGCCTCAATGTTATCAAG GTCAGTGTTTACCTCCAGAACTGGTCCCACGTCCTGAGCTATGTGAGCAAAGCCGAGTCCACGCCAGAAATTGCAGAG cAAAGAGGAGAACGTGACAGCCAGACACAGGCAATCCTCACCAAATTGAAGTGTGCCGCAG GCTTGGCGGAACTTGCTGCCCGGAAATACAAGCAAGCAGCAAAGTGCTTCCTGTTGGCCTCATTTGATCACTGTGATTTCCCTGAG CTGCTGTCCCCTAGCAATGTGGCCGTGTATGGTGGCCTCTGTGCATTAGCCACCTTTGACCGCCAGGAATTGCAGCGTAATGTCATCTCCAGCAG CTCCTTCAAACTCTTCTTAGAGCTGGAGCCACAGGTGCGTGACATCATCTTCAAGTTCTACGAATCCAAATACGCCTCATGTCTcaagatgctggatgagatgaag GATAATCTGCTGCTGGATATGTACCTGGCACCTCACGTGAGAACACTTTATACACAGATTCGAAACCGCGCCCTCATCCAG TATTTCAGCCCCTATGTGTCAGCAGACATGCGGAAGATGGCCACTGCCTTCAACACCACGGTGGCAGCTTTGGAGGACGAGCTCACTCAGCTGATCCTAGAAGGATTGATTAATGCCAGAATAGACTCTCATAGCAAA ATTTTATATGCACGGGATGTTGATCAGCGTAGTACTACCTTTGAGAAGTCCTTGCTGATGGGGAAGGAGTTCCAGCGTCGCGCCAAAGCTATGATCCTGCGAGCAGCTGTCCTGCGCAACCAGATCCATGTGAAG TCTCCTCCGAGAGAAGGAAGCCAAGGTGAACTCACTCCAGCAAACAGCCAGTCCCGGATGAGCACCAATATGTGA
- the GPS1 gene encoding COP9 signalosome complex subunit 1 isoform X3: protein MPLPVQVFNLQGAVEPMQIDVDPQEDQQNAPDINYVVENPTLDLEQYAASYSGLMRIERLQFIADHCPQLRVESLKMALSFVQRTFNVDVYEEIHRKLTEATRELQNTPDAVPDGGIEPPPLDTAWVEATRKKALLKLEKLDTDLKNYKGNSIKESIRRGHDDLGDHYLDCGDLSNALKCYSRARDYCTSAKHVINMCLNVIKVSVYLQNWSHVLSYVSKAESTPEIAEQRGERDSQTQAILTKLKCAAGLAELAARKYKQAAKCFLLASFDHCDFPELLSPSNVAVYGGLCALATFDRQELQRNVISSSSFKLFLELEPQVRDIIFKFYESKYASCLKMLDEMKDNLLLDMYLAPHVRTLYTQIRNRALIQYFSPYVSADMRKMATAFNTTVAALEDELTQLILEGLINARIDSHSKILYARDVDQRSTTFEKSLLMGKEFQRRAKAMILRAAVLRNQIHVKSPPREGSQGELTPANSQSRMSTNM, encoded by the exons ATGCCGCTACCCGTCCAAGTCTTCAATTTGCAG GGTGCGGTGGAGCCCATGCAGATTGATGTAGACCCACAAGAAGATCAGCAAAATGCACCTGATATCAACTATGTGGTGGAGAACCCGACTCTG GATCTGGAGCAGTATGCAGCAAGTTACAGCGGCTTGATGAGGATCGAGCGGCTGCAGTTCATTGCAGACCACTGCCCGCAACTGCGAGTAGAATCCCTCAAGATGGCCCTCTCCTTTGTCCAAAGAACATTCAATGTTGATGTTTATGAAGAAATTCACCGGAAGTTGACTGAAGCCACCAG AGAGCTACAAAACACACCTGATGCTGTCCCAGATGGAGGAATAGAGCCCCCTCCTCTAGACACGGCGTGGGTTGAAGCTACACGCAAAAAAGCTCTTCTTAAGCTGGAGAAGCTAGACACGGATTTAAAGAACTATAAAGGGAACTCAATCAAGGAAAGCATCAG GAGAGGCCATGATGACTTAGGAGATCACTACCTTGACTGCGGGGACCTCAGCAATGCCCTCAAATGTTATTCGCGAGCCCGCGATTACTGCACCAGCGCAAAGCACGTTATCAACATGTGCCTCAATGTTATCAAG GTCAGTGTTTACCTCCAGAACTGGTCCCACGTCCTGAGCTATGTGAGCAAAGCCGAGTCCACGCCAGAAATTGCAGAG cAAAGAGGAGAACGTGACAGCCAGACACAGGCAATCCTCACCAAATTGAAGTGTGCCGCAG GCTTGGCGGAACTTGCTGCCCGGAAATACAAGCAAGCAGCAAAGTGCTTCCTGTTGGCCTCATTTGATCACTGTGATTTCCCTGAG CTGCTGTCCCCTAGCAATGTGGCCGTGTATGGTGGCCTCTGTGCATTAGCCACCTTTGACCGCCAGGAATTGCAGCGTAATGTCATCTCCAGCAG CTCCTTCAAACTCTTCTTAGAGCTGGAGCCACAGGTGCGTGACATCATCTTCAAGTTCTACGAATCCAAATACGCCTCATGTCTcaagatgctggatgagatgaag GATAATCTGCTGCTGGATATGTACCTGGCACCTCACGTGAGAACACTTTATACACAGATTCGAAACCGCGCCCTCATCCAG TATTTCAGCCCCTATGTGTCAGCAGACATGCGGAAGATGGCCACTGCCTTCAACACCACGGTGGCAGCTTTGGAGGACGAGCTCACTCAGCTGATCCTAGAAGGATTGATTAATGCCAGAATAGACTCTCATAGCAAA ATTTTATATGCACGGGATGTTGATCAGCGTAGTACTACCTTTGAGAAGTCCTTGCTGATGGGGAAGGAGTTCCAGCGTCGCGCCAAAGCTATGATCCTGCGAGCAGCTGTCCTGCGCAACCAGATCCATGTGAAG TCTCCTCCGAGAGAAGGAAGCCAAGGTGAACTCACTCCAGCAAACAGCCAGTCCCGGATGAGCACCAATATGTGA